In one Chlamydia sp. BM-2023 genomic region, the following are encoded:
- the rplK gene encoding 50S ribosomal protein L11, which yields MSNKKVIKLIKLQIPAGKANPAPPIGPALGAAGVNIMGFCKEFNAATQDRPGDLLPVVITVYSDKTFSFITKQPPVSSLIKKTLNLESGSKIPNRNKVGKLTQGQVQAIAEQKMKDMDVVGLDSAKRMVEGTARSMGIDVE from the coding sequence ATGTCGAATAAAAAGGTAATTAAGTTAATTAAACTGCAAATTCCTGCAGGTAAAGCTAATCCAGCTCCGCCAATTGGTCCTGCTTTAGGTGCCGCCGGTGTGAATATTATGGGATTTTGTAAAGAGTTTAATGCAGCAACTCAAGATCGCCCTGGAGATCTGTTGCCAGTAGTAATTACTGTTTATTCCGATAAAACTTTCTCCTTTATAACCAAACAACCTCCCGTATCTTCCTTGATTAAAAAAACGTTGAATCTAGAGTCTGGATCCAAAATTCCTAACCGAAATAAAGTTGGAAAATTGACTCAGGGACAGGTTCAAGCTATTGCTGAACAAAAAATGAAAGATATGGACGTCGTTGGTCTTGATTCCGCAAAACGCATGGTGGAAGGAACAGCCCGAAGTATGGGTATAGACGTCGAGTAA
- the nusG gene encoding transcription termination/antitermination protein NusG produces MFKWYVVQVFTAQEKKVKKALEDFKESSGMTDFIQEIVLPIENVMEVKKGEHKVVEKFIWPGYLLIKMHLTDESWLYVKNNPGVVEFLGGGVPLALSEDEVRNILKDIEEKKAGVVQKHKFDVGSRVKINDGVFVNFIGIVSEVFHDKGRLSVMVSIFGRETRVDDLEFWQVEEVAPGQESE; encoded by the coding sequence ATGTTTAAATGGTATGTCGTTCAAGTTTTTACGGCTCAAGAAAAAAAAGTAAAAAAAGCTTTAGAAGATTTTAAAGAATCTTCTGGAATGACGGATTTTATACAAGAGATTGTCTTGCCTATAGAAAATGTCATGGAAGTGAAAAAAGGCGAACATAAAGTCGTTGAGAAGTTTATTTGGCCGGGATACCTGTTAATTAAAATGCACTTAACAGATGAGTCCTGGTTATACGTAAAAAATAATCCCGGTGTTGTTGAATTCTTAGGAGGGGGAGTCCCCCTAGCTTTGTCTGAAGACGAAGTAAGAAATATTTTAAAAGATATTGAAGAGAAAAAAGCCGGTGTTGTCCAGAAACATAAATTTGATGTTGGATCCAGAGTCAAAATTAATGACGGTGTTTTTGTAAACTTTATTGGTATTGTTTCTGAAGTTTTCCATGATAAAGGTCGTCTTAGCGTTATGGTATCGATCTTTGGAAGAGAAACTCGTGTTGATGATTTAGAGTTTTGGCAAGTAGAAGAGGTTGCTCCTGGGCAAGAAAGTGAGTAA
- the secE gene encoding preprotein translocase subunit SecE yields MKQRTHQETLSKKIAKAKKQAHAGFLDEIKKIEWVSKRDLKRYVKIVIASIFGLGFSIYCVDLVFRKLLTWLSGITSFLFG; encoded by the coding sequence ATGAAACAACGCACTCATCAAGAGACTCTCTCTAAAAAAATAGCTAAAGCTAAAAAACAGGCTCACGCCGGTTTTCTAGATGAAATTAAAAAAATTGAATGGGTCAGTAAACGCGACCTAAAAAGATACGTTAAAATCGTAATAGCAAGTATTTTTGGCTTGGGTTTTTCTATATATTGTGTAGATCTCGTATTTCGTAAGCTGCTTACCTGGTTAAGCGGTATAACAAGCTTTTTGTTTGGTTAA
- the tuf gene encoding elongation factor Tu, which yields MSKETFQRNKPHINIGTIGHVDHGKTTLTAAITRALSGDGLADFRDYSSIDNTPEEKARGITINASHVEYETANRHYAHVDCPGHADYVKNMITGAAQMDGAILVVSATDGAMPQTKEHILLARQVGVPYIVVFLNKIDMISQEDAELVDLVEMELAELLEEKGYKGCPIIRGSALRALEGDMSHIEKVRELMQAVDDNIPTPEREIDKPFLMPIEDVFSISGRGTVVTGRIERGIVKVSDKVQIVGLQDTRETIVTGVEMFRKELPEGRAGENVGLLLRGIGKNDVERGMVICQPNSVKSHTQFKGAVYILQKEEGGRHKPFFSGYRPQFFFRTTDVTGVVTLPEGTEMVMPGDNVEFDVQLISPVALEEGMRFAIREGGRTIGAGTISKIMA from the coding sequence ATGTCAAAAGAAACTTTTCAACGTAATAAGCCCCATATTAACATAGGGACCATTGGACACGTTGACCACGGTAAAACTACACTAACAGCTGCCATTACACGCGCGCTGTCAGGAGATGGGTTGGCTGATTTTCGCGATTACAGTTCTATTGACAATACTCCTGAAGAAAAAGCTAGAGGAATTACTATCAACGCATCTCACGTTGAATATGAAACCGCAAACCGGCACTATGCTCACGTAGACTGCCCTGGTCACGCCGACTATGTTAAAAACATGATCACCGGTGCTGCTCAGATGGACGGAGCGATTCTCGTTGTTTCCGCTACTGACGGTGCTATGCCTCAAACAAAAGAACATATTCTTTTGGCTAGACAGGTAGGGGTTCCTTACATTGTTGTTTTCCTTAACAAAATCGACATGATCTCTCAAGAAGACGCTGAGCTCGTAGACTTAGTTGAAATGGAATTAGCTGAGCTTCTAGAAGAAAAAGGTTACAAAGGCTGCCCAATTATCCGAGGTTCTGCTTTAAGAGCTTTAGAAGGTGACATGAGCCATATCGAAAAGGTTCGTGAGTTAATGCAAGCAGTAGATGATAACATTCCTACTCCAGAGCGTGAAATCGATAAGCCTTTCTTAATGCCTATTGAAGACGTTTTCTCTATTTCCGGACGTGGTACAGTAGTTACCGGACGTATTGAGCGCGGAATTGTTAAAGTATCAGATAAAGTTCAAATTGTTGGTTTGCAAGATACCAGAGAAACTATCGTTACCGGCGTTGAAATGTTCAGAAAAGAGCTTCCAGAAGGTCGTGCGGGAGAAAACGTAGGATTGCTTCTAAGAGGTATCGGTAAAAATGATGTTGAACGTGGTATGGTTATTTGCCAACCTAATAGCGTGAAATCTCATACACAATTTAAAGGTGCTGTTTACATTCTGCAAAAAGAAGAAGGCGGACGTCATAAACCTTTCTTCAGCGGATACAGACCACAATTCTTCTTCCGTACAACAGATGTTACAGGTGTTGTAACTCTTCCTGAAGGGACAGAGATGGTAATGCCAGGCGATAACGTTGAGTTTGATGTTCAATTAATTAGCCCTGTAGCTTTAGAAGAAGGTATGAGATTTGCTATTCGTGAAGGTGGTCGTACAATCGGCGCTGGAACGATTTCAAAAATTATGGCCTAA
- the infA gene encoding translation initiation factor IF-1 — translation MAKKEDTIVLEGRVQELLPGMHFRILLENGMPVTAHLCGKMRMSNIRLLVGDRVTVEMSAYDLTKARVVYRHR, via the coding sequence ATGGCAAAAAAAGAAGACACTATCGTGCTTGAAGGTAGAGTGCAAGAACTCCTTCCTGGTATGCATTTCAGGATATTATTAGAAAATGGCATGCCGGTCACAGCTCATTTATGCGGTAAAATGCGTATGAGTAATATCCGTTTACTAGTCGGAGATCGCGTTACCGTTGAAATGTCAGCATATGATCTAACGAAAGCAAGAGTCGTATACAGGCATCGTTAA
- a CDS encoding SufE family protein has protein sequence MESSVCPLQHSSCLKKQHRISQVLFPEKFHQDALYNTLLDFGSRSKTFDKCKIAQENLVLGCQSDLYLYEIYQDGCLFFFTYTEALISSGIAALFAEIYSGETPVTILTCRPIFFDKLSQYLSLGRINGGESLYMRMKQISVRYLKSSSSTK, from the coding sequence TTGGAATCGTCAGTATGCCCGCTTCAACATTCGTCTTGTTTAAAGAAACAGCATCGTATTTCCCAGGTACTTTTTCCTGAAAAATTTCATCAAGACGCTTTATACAATACTCTTTTAGATTTTGGTTCGCGCTCCAAAACATTTGACAAGTGTAAGATTGCGCAAGAAAATCTTGTATTAGGCTGTCAGAGTGATTTATATCTTTATGAAATATATCAAGACGGCTGTCTTTTTTTCTTTACCTATACGGAAGCGTTGATTTCTTCTGGGATCGCGGCTTTATTTGCTGAGATCTATTCTGGGGAGACTCCTGTTACAATTTTGACTTGCAGGCCTATATTCTTTGATAAACTTAGTCAATACCTATCTCTTGGCAGGATAAATGGCGGAGAATCTTTATACATGCGTATGAAGCAAATTTCTGTGCGTTATTTAAAATCTTCTTCATCTACAAAATAG
- a CDS encoding biotin transporter BioY translates to MSHSLVKRSWVLGIFSNPIIKILEGSIFLTLLAKITLHLPFTPVPVTFQTLGIYCIGVVASPMIAVGSVVAYLLEGLFLPVFYSSGYGIAAFFGPTAGYLYAFPIAAALISVLYRHFKESTYALAVILTAAAALITTCGSIWLACYLYLTSVTSTLDIVTGFKLGAAPFVIGETLKILLVIHGRTAGEFFKKRYF, encoded by the coding sequence ATGAGTCACAGCTTAGTGAAAAGATCTTGGGTGCTAGGGATATTTAGTAACCCAATAATTAAAATTTTAGAGGGGTCCATTTTTCTCACTCTCTTAGCAAAAATTACACTACATTTACCCTTTACCCCCGTGCCAGTCACCTTTCAAACTCTAGGCATCTACTGTATAGGCGTCGTTGCTTCTCCTATGATTGCCGTCGGCAGCGTAGTAGCATATCTTCTAGAAGGATTGTTCCTGCCTGTATTTTATAGCTCAGGCTACGGTATAGCAGCCTTCTTCGGCCCTACAGCAGGATACCTATACGCCTTCCCTATAGCGGCGGCTCTTATATCTGTGCTGTACCGTCACTTTAAAGAAAGTACATATGCCTTAGCAGTTATTTTAACCGCTGCTGCAGCTTTGATAACCACTTGTGGATCCATTTGGTTGGCCTGTTACTTGTATCTAACCTCAGTAACAAGCACCCTGGATATCGTTACCGGTTTTAAATTGGGAGCTGCTCCATTCGTAATAGGGGAAACTCTAAAAATTCTTCTTGTCATTCACGGTAGAACCGCCGGAGAATTTTTTAAGAAACGCTACTTCTAA
- a CDS encoding DUF687 family protein, translated as MNRLTRTLAAGDSSAEAEFNPVPSNCRDILIATLFSIFRTSALVQEVLIISVTDQPDVFVTYVLVSGYSLNWLRYFFLFFTNSRCLRDRCRRVRLFARAFEPVFLTLISLDCGNCVRRYGRSPAILPPIFVTASTITGSILFFEGTRNLFRGLRGRVQRCLARRLNAPEEQRAIVRRPDGNRIGAIQGLMAGMHFGYLCFAVGVLNQILIQTPRLTSRANSTEDSGVYSHQLANASYAWGSGDMLGVSQTINFCFCMIVAAVNVILMVGLFQRNRRRQ; from the coding sequence ATGAACCGATTGACTAGGACGCTAGCAGCCGGAGATTCTTCTGCAGAAGCTGAGTTTAACCCTGTTCCTTCAAATTGTAGAGATATTTTGATAGCCACGCTGTTTAGCATATTTAGAACAAGTGCTCTCGTACAAGAGGTCTTAATCATTTCCGTTACGGATCAACCAGATGTCTTCGTAACCTACGTACTGGTTTCGGGATACTCTCTAAACTGGCTACGCTACTTTTTTTTATTCTTTACCAACAGTCGGTGTTTACGGGATAGATGTAGAAGAGTAAGACTCTTTGCTCGTGCTTTCGAACCAGTCTTTTTGACGCTAATTTCTCTTGACTGCGGCAATTGCGTCAGAAGATATGGAAGAAGCCCAGCAATTTTACCTCCGATATTTGTTACTGCTTCTACAATTACGGGTTCTATTCTATTTTTTGAGGGGACTAGAAATTTGTTCAGAGGTCTACGCGGACGTGTACAAAGGTGTTTAGCACGTAGGCTAAATGCTCCTGAAGAACAAAGAGCTATAGTTCGTCGTCCGGATGGTAACAGGATCGGCGCTATACAGGGGTTGATGGCCGGAATGCATTTCGGGTATCTATGTTTTGCAGTCGGTGTTCTTAACCAGATACTCATCCAAACCCCAAGATTAACAAGTAGAGCAAACTCTACCGAGGATAGTGGGGTGTACTCGCATCAGTTGGCGAACGCTAGCTATGCTTGGGGGTCTGGGGATATGCTAGGAGTATCGCAAACTATTAACTTCTGTTTTTGTATGATTGTAGCTGCGGTCAATGTAATTTTGATGGTTGGTTTATTTCAACGAAATAGACGTCGTCAATAA
- a CDS encoding DUF687 family protein, whose translation MTLPIDTGSIGSGSNIENEGSVENIGATAQPQQPSTEQTAETVELIVNETNPFRDGDDGVFEAVCLFEEDAPIPETHEVATTYVNGSNQTLPEAQCEGLYLSEVRGGPVRMIYNPGGGGCSRISRRPHFSHDHPLCQALLDYLHTFFTHPTNEGRRHTIIFYGDGGAVVQAVLEHSPYVDLIDVVGIAPTVYVTTGNTRHFRVSGDMTTLFDRTGFSQTNVTTLPYSSGAEGVFFPSIRCPSYQWALRMTALQTGDVQEENEEESGGGG comes from the coding sequence ATGACTTTACCGATAGATACCGGATCCATTGGTTCTGGATCAAATATAGAAAATGAAGGCTCAGTAGAAAATATAGGAGCTACTGCTCAACCTCAACAGCCTTCTACCGAACAAACTGCTGAAACAGTAGAATTAATCGTAAATGAAACTAATCCATTTAGAGATGGGGATGACGGAGTTTTTGAAGCTGTTTGCTTGTTTGAAGAGGACGCTCCCATTCCCGAAACTCACGAAGTCGCCACTACCTATGTTAACGGTAGCAATCAAACCTTGCCGGAAGCGCAATGTGAAGGACTATACCTTAGCGAAGTAAGAGGCGGACCTGTACGGATGATCTACAACCCCGGAGGGGGAGGATGCTCCAGAATCTCTAGGAGACCTCACTTTTCTCATGATCACCCTTTATGCCAAGCATTGCTTGATTATCTCCATACTTTCTTTACTCATCCTACGAATGAAGGGCGTCGACACACAATCATATTTTACGGTGATGGCGGAGCAGTAGTACAAGCGGTTTTGGAGCACTCTCCTTATGTTGATTTGATAGATGTTGTTGGTATTGCACCGACAGTATACGTAACCACAGGGAATACTCGCCATTTTCGTGTTTCTGGGGATATGACAACCCTATTCGATCGAACAGGGTTTTCTCAGACTAATGTAACAACCCTGCCTTATTCGTCGGGAGCAGAAGGGGTGTTTTTCCCTTCTATACGTTGTCCAAGCTATCAATGGGCTTTGCGAATGACAGCACTACAGACGGGTGATGTCCAGGAGGAAAATGAAGAAGAGTCGGGGGGGGGGGGGTAG
- the dapA gene encoding 4-hydroxy-tetrahydrodipicolinate synthase yields MKLLTACVTPFLPNYDIDFLSFEKLLRFQETENNGVVLLGSTGESLSLTLREKEKIVTHACSLNLKIPLIVGVAGTSLYEATEWILLSQNYPITGFLITSPIYTKPGIQGQTSWFESLLNISNKPAILYNIPSRAGTPLYIETVRALANHPHCYGIKDSGGSIDKCREYAQMNPNLALYCGDDGLWPQMHLAGAQGLISVLSNSWPKETREYVDNPFNEAQTLLWQEICHWLSQTTNPIAIKAILAYKQDIAHFSLRLPLAVNDFHHQESLPIIVKKMSQWSKIYQQAHT; encoded by the coding sequence ATGAAATTACTTACTGCATGTGTCACCCCATTTCTTCCCAATTATGATATAGACTTTCTCAGCTTTGAAAAGTTGCTGCGTTTTCAAGAAACAGAAAACAATGGCGTTGTTCTTCTAGGAAGTACAGGGGAGAGCTTATCGTTAACATTGCGTGAAAAAGAAAAAATAGTCACTCACGCATGTTCCCTAAATCTAAAAATTCCTTTGATTGTTGGCGTCGCAGGAACCTCATTGTACGAGGCTACAGAATGGATACTCTTATCTCAGAATTACCCTATAACAGGTTTTCTCATTACCAGTCCTATATACACAAAACCTGGAATTCAAGGTCAAACATCATGGTTCGAATCCCTTTTAAATATCTCAAATAAACCCGCAATTTTATACAACATTCCTTCAAGAGCAGGAACACCCCTTTACATAGAAACCGTTCGCGCATTAGCAAATCATCCTCACTGTTATGGAATCAAAGATTCCGGAGGATCTATAGATAAGTGCCGAGAATATGCTCAAATGAATCCCAATCTCGCCCTTTATTGTGGAGATGATGGTTTATGGCCACAAATGCATTTGGCAGGGGCGCAAGGACTCATTTCTGTATTGTCTAATAGCTGGCCAAAAGAAACTCGAGAATATGTAGACAACCCTTTTAATGAGGCCCAAACACTATTGTGGCAAGAAATATGCCACTGGTTAAGCCAAACAACCAACCCTATAGCTATCAAAGCTATCCTAGCTTACAAACAAGATATCGCACACTTTTCTTTGCGTTTGCCATTAGCTGTTAATGATTTCCATCATCAAGAGTCCTTGCCAATAATTGTAAAAAAAATGTCGCAGTGGTCGAAAATTTATCAACAGGCTCACACATAG
- a CDS encoding aspartate kinase: MLPVVYKFGGTSLGTAESIKKVYDIVCKNTPQFIVVSAIAGVTDLLDMFCSVSSEYREQIILDIENKHNQIIQELQLQFSISQWIDKLKQCIDKNDISPRDRAEILALGEDISASLFRAFCYNNHFPLEFLEARQVILTDDEYDRATPDIVKMQKNWSLLNLNSNSCYITQGFIGSNSLGETTLLGRGGSDYSGALIAEMSRSDEVRIYTDVNGIYTMDPRIIKDAQLIPELSFEEMQNLATFGAKILYPPMLSPCVRAGIPIFVTSTFDVAKGGTWIYATDKTVSYEPRVKALSLRQKQRLWSVDCGVLGTTSLDKILHILETYRILPGLMASQDATVSFTTDDDDISQEIIKDLYCKLSEIGLVHVLHDLALITMIGSGLASPKVVTIVTDKLRNYPSPVFCCCQSCMALSFVVPENLAGNIVEQLHNDYVKQKFAVA, translated from the coding sequence ATGCTCCCAGTAGTTTATAAATTTGGCGGCACAAGCTTAGGAACAGCAGAAAGTATCAAAAAAGTATACGATATCGTCTGTAAAAATACCCCGCAGTTTATAGTTGTTAGTGCAATAGCAGGAGTCACAGACCTGTTAGATATGTTTTGTTCTGTTTCTAGTGAATATCGAGAGCAAATAATTCTCGATATTGAAAACAAACATAACCAAATTATCCAAGAACTGCAGTTGCAGTTTTCTATTTCTCAGTGGATAGATAAACTCAAGCAATGCATAGATAAAAACGATATTTCTCCTAGGGATCGTGCTGAGATCCTTGCTTTGGGAGAAGATATATCAGCATCTCTATTTCGCGCGTTTTGCTACAATAATCACTTCCCTTTAGAGTTTTTAGAAGCCCGACAGGTTATATTAACCGATGATGAATATGATCGCGCAACTCCCGATATTGTAAAAATGCAAAAAAATTGGAGCCTTTTGAATCTTAACTCTAATTCTTGCTACATTACTCAGGGGTTTATAGGTTCCAATTCTTTAGGAGAGACTACTTTATTAGGTAGGGGAGGTAGTGACTATTCTGGAGCGCTAATTGCTGAGATGAGCAGATCCGATGAAGTTCGGATTTATACCGATGTTAACGGTATCTATACCATGGATCCCAGAATCATAAAAGACGCTCAGTTAATTCCTGAGTTGAGCTTTGAAGAGATGCAAAATCTTGCAACATTCGGAGCAAAGATTCTTTATCCCCCTATGCTTTCTCCTTGTGTAAGAGCTGGAATTCCTATTTTTGTCACTTCTACTTTTGATGTCGCTAAAGGGGGTACGTGGATTTATGCTACGGATAAAACCGTTAGCTATGAACCACGAGTAAAAGCACTGTCCTTACGTCAAAAACAACGCCTATGGTCAGTAGATTGCGGAGTTTTAGGAACCACAAGCTTGGATAAGATTTTACATATCCTAGAAACCTACCGTATTCTTCCCGGATTAATGGCATCTCAAGATGCCACAGTTTCCTTTACAACAGATGATGATGATATCTCCCAAGAGATAATAAAAGATCTCTATTGTAAATTGTCAGAAATAGGTCTAGTACATGTTCTACATGATTTAGCGTTGATCACTATGATTGGCTCAGGATTAGCCTCCCCAAAAGTTGTCACAATAGTAACAGATAAGCTGCGTAACTATCCATCGCCTGTGTTTTGCTGCTGCCAAAGTTGCATGGCATTAAGTTTTGTAGTCCCAGAGAACCTAGCAGGAAATATTGTAGAACAATTACATAATGATTATGTTAAGCAGAAGTTTGCTGTAGCATAG
- the asd gene encoding aspartate-semialdehyde dehydrogenase, with protein sequence MRVAVLGATGLVGQKFIALLHKWFPWDISEVVASETKCNQSYGSACAWQESLAPMPESVKHLPIRSIETIQSDIIVSFLPEKVAASLEAHCLSMGKLIFSNSAAYRMHPSVPIVIPEVNQNHLQLVNTQPFPGRIITNSNCCVSGIALALSPLKTFGIDHVNIVTLQSASGAGYPGVSSMDILGNTIPHIVGEEAKISRETLKILGEHNAPAEFSITVTVHRVPVVYGHTLTLHVTFLNSVNIEEILHCYHSKNQEFPGTYQLYDSPWHPQVRKDLTDDDMRVHIGPITYGGDSRTIKMNVLIHNLVRGAAGAVLANMNTYCFQKSGEYACSQ encoded by the coding sequence ATGCGTGTAGCTGTTTTGGGAGCTACCGGGCTTGTTGGTCAAAAGTTCATAGCTCTCTTACATAAATGGTTCCCTTGGGATATTTCTGAGGTCGTGGCCTCTGAAACAAAGTGTAATCAAAGCTATGGTTCCGCATGTGCTTGGCAAGAGTCTTTAGCTCCCATGCCCGAAAGTGTAAAACACCTTCCCATCCGCAGCATCGAAACAATTCAGTCCGATATCATCGTTTCTTTTCTACCTGAGAAAGTAGCAGCTTCTTTAGAAGCCCATTGTTTATCTATGGGAAAGCTGATCTTTTCTAATTCCGCGGCTTACAGAATGCATCCCTCAGTTCCTATTGTGATTCCTGAGGTAAATCAGAACCATCTTCAATTGGTTAATACACAGCCATTTCCAGGGAGAATTATTACAAATTCTAATTGTTGTGTTTCCGGTATTGCTTTAGCCCTGTCTCCTTTAAAGACCTTTGGTATTGATCATGTAAACATTGTCACTTTACAATCGGCAAGCGGCGCAGGGTATCCCGGAGTTTCTTCCATGGATATTTTAGGAAATACCATTCCCCATATAGTTGGCGAAGAAGCTAAAATTTCTAGGGAAACCCTAAAAATTTTAGGGGAGCATAACGCTCCTGCAGAATTTTCTATAACAGTTACTGTACATCGTGTTCCCGTAGTTTACGGCCACACACTAACTTTGCATGTCACTTTTCTTAATTCTGTGAATATTGAAGAAATATTGCATTGTTATCATAGTAAGAACCAAGAATTTCCAGGAACGTACCAGCTTTATGATTCTCCTTGGCATCCTCAAGTAAGAAAAGATCTTACAGATGATGATATGCGTGTACATATAGGTCCTATTACTTACGGTGGAGATTCTCGAACAATAAAAATGAATGTTTTGATACATAATCTTGTTCGAGGTGCTGCCGGAGCTGTGTTGGCAAATATGAACACCTACTGTTTTCAGAAGTCTGGAGAATATGCATGCTCCCAGTAG
- a CDS encoding dihydrodipicolinate reductase C-terminal domain-containing protein has product MRIGLVGCSGKMGTLIKTLLQAKSDYIIGPGFSRNSAHPLAFVIENNDILMDFSSSELMEELLIALLSNPKPLILGTTLPSQSSAVNEQIQSLSRHVPVVVCSNTSLGSYMQKRLATLLAKVFDDSYDIRIREVHHRGKKDPVSGTAQDLVATICRAKQEEWQQEYSVGTNCKNVRNIELHASRVGSVPGDHEVAFINDKEQILIRHTVFSREVFAEGALRILDWLIKESPPPGYYGTEAGLKVSV; this is encoded by the coding sequence ATGCGCATTGGCTTAGTCGGATGTTCAGGAAAAATGGGAACACTAATTAAAACTTTGCTACAAGCTAAGTCTGACTATATTATCGGCCCAGGATTTTCTAGAAATAGTGCGCACCCCTTAGCCTTTGTTATAGAAAATAACGATATCCTTATGGATTTTTCTTCCTCAGAGCTTATGGAAGAATTACTCATTGCTTTGCTGTCTAATCCTAAACCTTTAATTTTAGGAACGACTCTACCTTCACAGTCTTCTGCTGTTAATGAGCAAATTCAGAGCCTCTCCAGACATGTTCCTGTTGTCGTATGCTCAAATACAAGCTTAGGATCTTATATGCAAAAACGTTTGGCAACCTTGCTGGCTAAAGTTTTTGATGATTCCTATGATATTCGCATTAGAGAAGTTCATCATCGAGGAAAAAAAGATCCTGTTTCTGGAACAGCTCAAGATTTAGTTGCTACTATTTGTCGGGCTAAACAAGAGGAGTGGCAGCAGGAATACTCCGTCGGGACAAATTGCAAAAATGTTAGAAACATTGAATTGCATGCATCGCGAGTAGGCAGTGTTCCCGGTGATCATGAAGTGGCTTTTATAAATGATAAAGAACAAATTCTCATACGCCATACCGTATTTTCTCGTGAAGTTTTTGCTGAGGGAGCTTTAAGGATTTTAGATTGGCTAATAAAAGAGTCTCCGCCTCCAGGATATTATGGAACTGAAGCAGGATTAAAGGTTTCTGTGTAA
- a CDS encoding phenylalanine 4-monooxygenase — MAHQIAAVLSGSNNHLDLFLKSRLPLWQSYCPRVFLEYLEDLKLTNGSSIDLDHICKVVMSNSGFSLCSTKDFVPPHKYLLSLHQKLFPIATYVRPSDNDDFSLLPDIIHDLFCHVPWLLHHDFVDFFLNMGQLFINAVRRVQEVYPVENQTRILNSNVLAIARCFWFTVESGLVEEQGKRKSYGAATLSSPEELSNAFTNKIFISPFKTEHIIQRPFNPTELQATFFIIRDFYELKEISEKMHLFLDQGRLDYIVFGPHDNYYHDMGQLINELTFAQR; from the coding sequence ATGGCTCATCAAATTGCCGCAGTACTTTCTGGATCTAACAATCATTTGGATCTCTTTTTAAAGTCTCGTCTTCCATTATGGCAGAGTTACTGTCCAAGAGTTTTTTTAGAATATTTGGAAGATTTAAAACTTACTAATGGGTCATCTATTGATTTGGATCATATATGTAAAGTCGTAATGTCAAATTCTGGCTTTTCATTATGTTCTACGAAAGATTTTGTACCTCCGCACAAATACTTGTTATCATTACACCAGAAACTTTTCCCAATAGCTACATATGTACGCCCATCGGACAACGACGATTTTTCTCTTCTTCCCGATATAATTCATGATTTATTTTGTCACGTTCCCTGGCTGTTACATCATGACTTTGTTGATTTTTTTCTCAATATGGGTCAACTTTTTATCAATGCTGTACGACGCGTCCAGGAAGTTTACCCTGTAGAGAATCAGACTCGTATACTTAATAGCAATGTACTTGCTATAGCGCGGTGTTTTTGGTTTACGGTAGAAAGCGGTCTTGTTGAAGAACAAGGCAAGAGAAAATCTTATGGTGCAGCTACGCTTAGCTCTCCCGAGGAACTTTCCAACGCCTTCACCAATAAAATTTTCATCTCCCCATTTAAAACAGAGCACATCATACAGCGCCCTTTTAACCCAACGGAACTGCAAGCAACCTTCTTTATTATTCGTGATTTTTATGAATTGAAGGAAATCTCAGAAAAAATGCACCTTTTTCTAGATCAGGGCCGACTGGACTATATCGTCTTTGGCCCTCATGACAATTATTATCATGATATGGGCCAGTTGATAAATGAGCTTACTTTTGCACAAAGATAG